A region of Lemur catta isolate mLemCat1 chromosome 22, mLemCat1.pri, whole genome shotgun sequence DNA encodes the following proteins:
- the MFHAS1 gene encoding malignant fibrous histiocytoma-amplified sequence 1: MAGKDSGDLKTVRLWRDAALRARKLRSNLRQLTLSAAGGCPGAGADPLESPDAPQLVLPANIGDIEVLNLGNNGLEEVPDGLGSALGSLRVLILRRNRFARLPPAVAELGHHLTELDVSHNRLTALGAEVVSALRELRKLNLSHNQLPALPAQLGALAHLEELDVSFNRLAHLPDSLSCLSRLRTLDVDHNQLTAFPRQLLQLAALEELDVSSNRLRGLPEDISALRALKILWLSGAELGTLPAGFCELASLESLMLDNNGLQALPAQFSRLQRLKMLNLSSNLFEEFPAALLPLAGLEELYLSRNQLTSVPSLIAGLGRLLTLWLDNNRIRYLPDSIVELTGLEELVLQGNQIAVLPDNFGQLSRVGLWKIKDNPLIQPPYEVCMKGIPYIAAYQKELAHSQPAVQPRLKLLLMGHKSAGKTLLRHCLTEDRVEGSQGAGDKEKSYPPSPPPVSKGIEVTSWTADASRGLRFIVYDLAGDESYEVIQPFFLSPGALYVLVVNLATYEPRRFPSAVGSFLRRVGARVPHTVVCIVGTHADLCGERELEEKCLDIHRQIALQEKHDAEGLSRLARVVDEALARDFELRSASPHAAYYGVSDKNLRRRKAHFQYLLNHRLQILSPVLPVSCRDPRQLQRLRDKLLSVAEHREIFPNLHRVLPRSWQVLEELHFQPPQAQRLWLSWWDSARLGLQAGLTEDRLQSALSYLHESGKLLYFEDSPALKEHVFHNLTRLIDILNVFFQRDASLLLHKLLLGTSGEGEGEGESSAIMALSPPSQDLLRATQLHHYVEGFLLHGLLPAHVIRLLLKPHVQAQQDLQLLLELLEKMGLCYCLNKPKGKPLNGSTAWYKFPCYVQNEVPHAEAWINGTNLAGQSFVAEQLQIEYSFPFTFPPGLFARYSVQINSHVVHRSDGKFQIFAYRGKVPVVVSYRPAKGVLQPDTLSIASHASLPNIWTAWQAITPLVEELNVLLQEWPGLHYTVHILCSKCLKRGSPNPHAFPGELLSQPRPEGVAEIICPKNGSERVNVALVYPPTPTVISPCSKKNVGEKHRNQ, encoded by the coding sequence ATGGCAGGGAAGGACAGTGGCGACCTGAAGACGGTGAGGCTGTGGCGGGACGCCGCCCTGCGCGCCAGGAAGCTGCGGAGCAACCTGCGCCAGCTCACCCTCAGCGCGGCCGGGGGCTGCCCCGGGGCCGGAGCCGACCCACTTGAGTCCCCCGATGCCCCCCAGCTCGTGCTGCCTGCCAACATCGGGGACATTGAGGTGCTGAACCTGGGGAACAACGGCCTGGAGGAGGTGCCCGACGGGCTGGGGTCGGCGCTGGGCAGCCTGCGCGTCCTGATCCTGCGCAGGAACCGCTTCGCCCGGCTGCCCCCGGCGGTGGCCGAGCTCGGCCACCACCTCACCGAGCTGGACGTCAGCCACAACCGGCTGACCGCCCTGGGCGCGGAGGTGGTGAGTGCCCTGAGGGAGCTGCGCAAGCTCAACCTCAGCCACAACCAGCTGCCCGCCCTGCCGGCCCAGCTGGGCGCCCTCGCCCACCTGGAGGAGCTGGACGTCAGCTTCAACCGGCTGGCGCACCTGCCCGACTCCCTGTCCTGCCTCTCCCGCCTGCGCACCCTCGACGTGGACCACAACCAGCTCACCGCCTTCCCCcggcagctgctgcagctggcGGCCCTGGAGGAGCTGGACGTGTCCAGTAACAGGCTGCGGGGCCTACCTGAGGATATCAGTGCCCTGCGTGCCCTCAAGATCCTCTGGCTGAGCGGGGCCGAGCTTGGCACGCTGCCCGCCGGCTTCTGCGAGCTGGCCAGTTTGGAGAGCCTCATGCTCGACAACAACGGGCTGCAGGCTCTGCCCGCCCAGTTCAGCCGCCTGCAGCGGCTCAAAATGCTCAACCTCTCCTCCAACCTCTTTGAGGAGTTCCCCGCCGCGCTGCTTCCCCTGGCTGGCCTGGAGGAGCTCTACCTTAGTCGCAACCAGCTCACCTCGGTGCCATCCCTTATCGCGGGCCTGGGCCGGCTCCTCACCCTGTGGCTGGATAACAACCGCATCCGGTACCTGCCGGACTCCATCGTGGAGCTGACCGGCCTGGAGGAGCTCGTGTTGCAAGGCAACCAGATCGCCGTGCTGCCCGACAACTTCGGCCAGCTCTCCCGGGTGGGCCTGTGGAAGATCAAGGACAACCCACTGATCCAGCCCCCCTACGAGGTCTGTATGAAGGGGATCCCCTACATCGCAGCCTACCAGAAGGAGCTGGCCCACTCCCAGCCGGCCGTGCAGCCCCGCCTCAAGCTGCTCCTGATGGGCCACAAGTCTGCAGGAAAGACCTTGCTCCGCCACTGCCTCACTGAGGACAGAGTGGAGGGCAGCCAAGGCGCGGGGGACAAGGAGAAGAGCTACCCACCTTCACCTCCGCCCGTGAGCAAAGGCATCGAGGTGACCAGCTGGACAGCCGATGCCTCCCGGGGCCTGCGCTTCATCGTGTACGACTTAGCTGGTGACGAAAGTTACGAGGTGATCCagcccttcttcctctccccaggggCCCTGTATGTGCTGGTGGTCAACTTGGCCACCTATGAGCCACGCCGCTTTCCCAGCGCCGTGGGCTCCTTCTTGCGTCGGGTGGGGGCGCGGGTGCCCCACACCGTGGTGTGCATCGTGGGCACGCACGCAGACCTGTGCGGGGAGCGAGAGCTGGAGGAGAAGTGTCTGGACATCCACCGCCAGATCGCCCTGCAGGAGAAGCACGACGCCGAGGGGCTGAGCCGCCTGGCCCGGGTGGTGGACGAGGCGCTGGCCCGGGACTTTGAGCTGCGCTCGGCCAGCCCCCACGCGGCCTACTACGGCGTCTCCGACAAGAACCTTCGGCGGCGCAAGGCCCATTTTCAATACCTGCTCAACCACCGGCTGCAGATCCTCTCCCCGGTGTTGCCTGTTAGCTGCAGGGACCCCCGCCAGTTGCAGCGCCTACGGGACAAGCTGCTCTCGGTAGCCGAGCACCGAGAGATCTTCCCCAACTTGCATCGCGTACTGCCTCGATCCTGGCAGGTGTTGGAAGAACTGCATTTCCAGCCTCCTCAGGCACAGCGACTTTGGTTGAGCTGGTGGGACTCCGCGCGCCTGGGCCTGCAGGCGGGTCTGACCGAGGACCGACTGCAAAGCGCCCTTTCCTACCTGCACGAGAGCGGCAAGCTGCTCTATTTTGAGGACAGCCCGGCCCTCAAGGAGCACGTCTTCCACAACCTCACCCGCCTCATCGACATCCTCAATGTCTTTTTCCAGAGGGATGCTTCCTTGCTGCTGCATAAGCTGCTCCTAGGGACCAGTGGAGAGGGCGAGGGAGAGGGGGAAAGCTCGGCCATCATGGCGCTGTCCCCCCCTAGTCAGGACCTGCTCCGGGCCACCCAGCTCCATCATTATGTGGAGGGCTTTCTGCTGCATGGGCTCTTGCCAGCCCATGTCATTCGGTTGCTGCTTAAGCCTCATGTCCAGGCCCAGCAGGACTTGCAGCTGCTCCTGGAACTGCTGGAAAAGATGGGACTCTGTTACTGCCTCAATAAACCCAAGGGCAAGCCTTTGAATGGGTCCACCGCCTGGTACAAATTCCCGTGCTATGTGCAGAACGAGGTGCCCCATGCAGAGGCCTGGATTAACGGGACCAACCTGGCGGGACAGTCTTTTGTGGCTGAGCAGTTGCAGATCGAATACAGCTTTCCCTTTACCTTTCCGCCTGGGTTGTTTGCACGCTACAGTGTCCAGATCAACAGCCACGTGGTGCACAGGTCGGATGGTAAATTTCAGATCTTTGCTTACAGAGGGAAGGTTCCTGTGGTGGTGAGTTACAGACCTGCCAAGGGGGTCCTGCAGCCAGACACCCTGTCCATTGCCAGCCATGCTTCATTACCAAATATATGGACCGCGTGGCAAGCCATAACCCCCTTGGTGGAGGAACTGAATGTCCTGCTTCAGGAATGGCCTGGACTGCACTACACTGTGCACATTCTCTGTTCTAAGTGCCTTAAGAGAGGGTCGCCCAATCCACACGCTTTCCCAG